In Methanobacterium paludis, the following proteins share a genomic window:
- a CDS encoding TetR/AcrR family transcriptional regulator has protein sequence MDEEINTRDRIVRAATRLFQLKGYHATGLNEILRESNAPKGSLYYYFPNGKEELALESIELTKVFVEETIRKRLSMIEDPAESIKNAIQEMADFIDMEENEKISFKSTKKVSVNLVALETSSSNENLRKACESAFDAWQNVYAEKLIQGGFTRQEAQKLSMVIQSMIEGAIVMSLTKKSDVPFFEVAETIPSILRLKNKN, from the coding sequence ATGGATGAAGAGATTAACACAAGGGATAGGATAGTTAGGGCTGCAACACGCCTTTTTCAGTTGAAGGGGTATCATGCCACAGGATTGAATGAGATTCTGAGGGAAAGCAATGCACCTAAAGGTTCCTTGTACTATTATTTTCCAAATGGAAAGGAAGAATTGGCCCTAGAATCTATTGAGTTAACCAAGGTCTTTGTTGAAGAGACCATAAGGAAAAGGCTTTCAATGATTGAGGATCCTGCTGAATCCATTAAAAATGCCATTCAAGAGATGGCAGATTTCATTGATATGGAAGAAAACGAGAAAATCTCCTTTAAAAGTACTAAAAAGGTTTCCGTTAATCTAGTTGCACTTGAAACATCTTCAAGCAATGAAAATTTAAGGAAAGCCTGTGAATCTGCTTTTGATGCGTGGCAGAATGTTTATGCTGAAAAACTGATCCAGGGAGGTTTCACAAGACAAGAAGCCCAAAAATTAAGTATGGTAATTCAATCCATGATTGAAGGAGCCATAGTCATGTCACTGACCAAAAAAAGTGATGTACCCTTTTTTGAGGTTGCAGAAACCATTCCATCCATATTAAGACTAAAAAATAAGAACTAA
- a CDS encoding MFS transporter, translating to MDLLGKNRMLILLFIGVFMGSLDIGIVGPALPGIQVYFGVNERAVSWIFTIYILFFMIGTPLMAKLSDIYGRKSIYILDVFIFAVGSLITVTSFSFEMLLLGRAVQGIGAGGIFPVANAFIGDTFPPESRGSALGILSSVWGLSGVLGPVLGGLLLSYGWQWLFIINLPIAAAVIIGSSKILPKTARNEDVKFDWYGITVLSVLVAALAYGVNQIDTTNVIGSLTSISVLPFLLTAVVLLPVLWKVEKSAADPVIQVDLFKSREVKLITSISVGTGLCQAATVFVPALAVVALSLSTPMASLMVLPLVLAMAVGAPIIGKLLDKFGSRNIMFVGTFILVIGLFLIGLFANSFYLFIFAGILMGIGMSTDIGSPPRYIMLVESPPKERAAGQALINVNSSAGQLIGGALIGAVIGSLGGKIGGYESAYILIAFVAIFMVILCIGLKNKKEQLETMKRNFDT from the coding sequence ATGGATTTATTGGGCAAGAACAGGATGTTAATCCTGCTTTTCATCGGAGTTTTCATGGGGTCCCTTGATATAGGGATTGTTGGACCAGCACTTCCAGGGATTCAGGTCTATTTTGGAGTAAATGAGAGGGCAGTTTCATGGATATTCACTATATATATCCTATTTTTCATGATTGGAACACCATTAATGGCCAAATTATCAGATATTTACGGCAGGAAATCCATATACATTCTAGACGTGTTTATCTTTGCTGTTGGGTCGCTTATAACCGTAACATCCTTTTCATTTGAAATGCTGCTTCTCGGACGCGCAGTGCAGGGTATTGGAGCTGGAGGAATATTCCCAGTTGCAAATGCATTCATAGGTGATACATTTCCTCCAGAAAGCAGGGGCAGTGCACTTGGTATTTTAAGTTCAGTTTGGGGTTTATCAGGAGTTTTAGGGCCCGTTTTAGGCGGATTACTCTTAAGTTACGGTTGGCAATGGCTTTTTATTATAAATCTACCAATAGCCGCTGCTGTAATTATCGGAAGCTCCAAGATACTTCCAAAAACAGCGCGAAATGAGGATGTTAAGTTTGATTGGTACGGTATAACAGTTTTAAGCGTGCTTGTAGCTGCATTGGCCTACGGTGTCAACCAGATAGACACCACCAATGTAATAGGCAGTTTAACCTCCATATCAGTATTGCCCTTTTTATTGACAGCTGTGGTTTTACTTCCTGTTTTATGGAAGGTGGAAAAAAGTGCTGCAGATCCCGTGATTCAGGTGGATCTCTTCAAAAGTAGGGAAGTAAAACTTATAACAAGTATATCTGTAGGTACCGGCCTCTGTCAGGCAGCCACAGTATTTGTACCAGCTCTAGCTGTTGTTGCACTGTCTCTCAGCACACCCATGGCAAGTTTGATGGTTTTACCCCTTGTTTTGGCAATGGCTGTAGGTGCCCCCATTATCGGGAAACTCCTTGATAAATTCGGTTCAAGGAATATAATGTTCGTTGGAACATTTATACTGGTTATTGGGCTTTTTTTAATTGGTTTATTTGCAAACTCCTTTTATCTATTTATATTTGCAGGTATTCTCATGGGTATCGGTATGAGTACAGATATAGGTTCGCCTCCAAGGTACATCATGCTGGTGGAAAGTCCTCCAAAGGAAAGAGCAGCAGGACAGGCACTTATAAACGTCAACAGCAGCGCAGGTCAGCTTATTGGTGGTGCCCTTATAGGGGCTGTTATAGGGTCTCTTGGAGGTAAAATAGGAGGATATGAGTCAGCTTATATTCTTATAGCTTTTGTAGCTATTTTTATGGTCATCTTGTGTATTGGACTTAAAAATAAAAAAGAACAGCTTGAAACCATGAAAAGAAACTTTGATACATAA
- a CDS encoding DUF308 domain-containing protein, whose product MAEGKNVLLGIFAIFLGLIIMAFPLISVFTVSVLAGFTLMILGIWLFVQSFETWDSSKAMSIAYLILGILAIILGIGLFGRIVAFSIFAALWIYIGGLFLVITGILSLFSDSSTASRGAGGLGIIMGILYMILGMYAWNPYYLALLIGLWLIIAGIMEFFKPSK is encoded by the coding sequence GTGGCAGAAGGAAAGAATGTTTTGTTGGGTATTTTTGCAATATTTCTTGGTTTGATAATTATGGCTTTCCCGCTAATCAGTGTTTTTACTGTTAGCGTGCTTGCAGGATTTACCTTAATGATTTTGGGTATTTGGTTATTTGTGCAGAGCTTTGAAACCTGGGACTCCAGTAAAGCCATGAGTATAGCCTATTTAATATTGGGTATTCTTGCAATAATTCTTGGAATAGGTTTATTTGGAAGAATAGTTGCATTCAGTATATTTGCAGCTCTTTGGATCTACATAGGTGGATTATTCCTTGTAATAACAGGTATATTATCCCTGTTCTCTGATAGTAGCACAGCATCCAGAGGTGCTGGTGGATTAGGAATAATTATGGGTATTCTGTACATGATTTTAGGTATGTATGCATGGAATCCCTATTACCTTGCACTGCTTATTGGACTATGGTTGATAATTGCAGGTATAATGGAGTTTTTCAAACCTTCAAAGTGA
- the lonB gene encoding ATP-dependent protease LonB, which translates to MVNSNSNSSFKEKLDFRSYKSSKDIEVPERIIDQIIGQEEAVETVIKAAKQRRNVLLIGEPGIGKSMLAKGMAELLPPEELQDILVYPNIEDNNNPLIGAMPIGEGKKVVMNYKVKAKGQEEKKNMSMMIIIGAILVVGFVLQQYLAAIIAAGIVLLIVMQMKPKNTFMVPKLLVNNENNKTAPFVDATGAHAGALLGDVRHDPYQSGGLGTPAHERVEAGMIHRANKGVLYIDEIGTMQMKTQQELLTAMQEKKYSITGQSETSSGAMVRSQAVPCDFVLVASGNLQVLKGMHIALRSRIRGYGYEVFMKDSMPDTPENRDKLVQFVAQEVEKDGRIPHFNREAIAEIIREAKRRSGKKNALTLKLRDLGGLVRAAGDIANGEGVDSVTLAHVINAKKLARTLEQQIADRYIVQRKEYSVSKSDGSKVGMVNGLAIIGDRSGILLPIAAEAAPAQSKEEGKIIATGKLGEIALEAVQNVSALIKKNTGTNISNYDIHIQFLQSYEGVEGDSASVSIATAVISALENVPIDQSLALTGSLSVRGDVLPVGGVTGKIEAAADSGIKTVLIPKSNMDDVMIEERYKNKIKIIPVETLSDVLEHALIGNGKEGIVTKMKKISGIVPKEILSKPQKPLTH; encoded by the coding sequence ATGGTAAATTCAAATTCAAACAGTTCATTTAAAGAAAAACTTGATTTCAGGAGTTATAAATCTTCCAAAGATATAGAAGTTCCTGAGAGAATAATTGACCAGATCATAGGTCAAGAAGAGGCTGTTGAAACTGTAATAAAAGCAGCTAAACAAAGGAGAAATGTCCTTTTAATTGGAGAGCCTGGTATTGGTAAATCCATGCTTGCTAAAGGAATGGCAGAGTTACTTCCGCCAGAAGAACTTCAAGATATACTCGTTTATCCAAATATTGAAGACAACAACAACCCACTTATAGGTGCAATGCCTATTGGTGAAGGTAAAAAAGTGGTTATGAACTACAAAGTAAAGGCCAAAGGACAGGAAGAAAAGAAAAATATGTCCATGATGATCATAATCGGTGCGATTTTGGTCGTTGGATTTGTATTACAACAGTACCTGGCAGCCATCATAGCTGCAGGAATAGTTCTACTTATAGTAATGCAGATGAAACCCAAAAACACTTTTATGGTTCCAAAACTTCTTGTAAACAATGAAAATAATAAAACAGCCCCATTCGTTGATGCTACAGGAGCTCATGCTGGAGCGTTACTGGGTGATGTTAGGCACGACCCATATCAGTCCGGAGGACTAGGAACACCTGCTCATGAACGTGTTGAAGCTGGAATGATACACCGTGCAAACAAAGGAGTGCTTTACATAGACGAAATTGGAACTATGCAAATGAAAACTCAGCAAGAACTTTTAACTGCAATGCAGGAAAAAAAATACTCCATAACGGGACAGAGCGAGACAAGCAGCGGTGCGATGGTGCGTTCACAGGCAGTACCATGTGACTTTGTACTAGTTGCATCTGGAAACCTCCAGGTTCTCAAGGGCATGCACATAGCACTCAGGTCAAGGATACGTGGATACGGTTACGAAGTCTTCATGAAGGATTCAATGCCTGACACGCCAGAAAATAGGGATAAACTGGTTCAGTTTGTTGCTCAAGAAGTTGAAAAAGACGGCAGAATACCTCATTTTAACAGAGAAGCCATAGCTGAAATAATCAGAGAGGCAAAGAGAAGATCAGGTAAAAAAAACGCATTAACTCTTAAATTGAGGGATCTTGGTGGTCTTGTAAGGGCTGCAGGTGACATAGCTAATGGTGAAGGTGTTGACAGTGTTACACTTGCCCATGTTATAAATGCCAAAAAACTTGCTAGAACCCTTGAACAGCAGATAGCTGATCGTTACATAGTTCAAAGAAAAGAATACAGTGTCTCCAAATCGGATGGCAGCAAAGTTGGAATGGTGAATGGACTAGCTATAATTGGTGATAGAAGCGGTATACTTCTACCAATAGCTGCCGAAGCTGCCCCTGCTCAAAGTAAAGAAGAAGGTAAGATTATTGCCACAGGTAAACTTGGAGAAATAGCTCTGGAAGCTGTTCAAAACGTCAGTGCGCTTATTAAGAAGAACACAGGAACCAACATATCCAACTATGATATACACATCCAGTTCCTCCAATCCTACGAAGGTGTTGAAGGTGACAGTGCAAGTGTATCAATTGCAACTGCAGTTATATCTGCCCTAGAAAATGTTCCCATAGATCAATCACTGGCATTAACTGGATCACTCAGTGTTAGGGGAGATGTTCTCCCTGTTGGTGGTGTTACTGGAAAAATCGAAGCTGCAGCCGATTCAGGTATCAAAACGGTTCTTATACCCAAATCCAACATGGACGATGTCATGATCGAAGAAAGGTACAAAAACAAGATTAAAATAATTCCTGTGGAAACCTTAAGTGACGTTCTAGAACATGCACTTATAGGAAACGGCAAGGAAGGAATAGTCACTAAAATGAAAAAGATCAGCGGCATAGTTCCAAAGGAAATACTTTCAAAACCACAAAAGCCATTAACTCATTAA
- a CDS encoding YbjQ family protein, which yields MKYLPTSIKKGLKEKRWAIVAIVLGILVGFISAFLCVLYHLVIFGFNIMYIVSPLMAGFVETIIARKKYGESIGAISALLTFILINVYGWFYVGWVTNNPVTFNLITLIAIILTIQAAFPIFMNYVLFVVGVSILRKIIGALVYLPSKIWEKPAEVEEEISGPSADEILVDELNMPLVSVPHVVKGKIKRNIGLVTGEAIAEEKESEGLFLKLLSIIQPIELGDINLEKARNEALSRMLQNAKSIGADTVIEVLIDYISVGGLQGNALIVTATGTAVIYE from the coding sequence GTGAAATATTTGCCTACTTCTATAAAAAAAGGTCTTAAAGAAAAACGCTGGGCAATTGTAGCCATAGTTCTGGGAATTTTAGTAGGATTTATTTCTGCTTTTCTCTGTGTTTTATATCATTTAGTTATTTTTGGATTCAATATCATGTATATAGTGTCTCCGTTAATGGCCGGATTTGTTGAAACAATCATAGCCCGTAAAAAGTACGGTGAAAGCATAGGTGCTATCAGCGCTCTTTTAACATTCATTTTGATCAATGTTTACGGCTGGTTTTACGTTGGTTGGGTTACTAACAATCCTGTTACATTTAATCTGATTACTTTGATTGCTATAATACTGACAATTCAAGCTGCATTCCCTATATTTATGAATTATGTTCTTTTTGTAGTTGGTGTTAGTATACTCAGAAAGATTATCGGAGCCTTGGTGTACCTTCCTTCTAAAATCTGGGAAAAACCTGCTGAAGTTGAGGAGGAAATAAGTGGACCATCAGCTGATGAAATCTTAGTTGATGAATTAAATATGCCATTAGTATCGGTTCCTCACGTAGTAAAAGGGAAAATAAAGAGGAATATAGGATTAGTTACTGGAGAAGCCATAGCTGAAGAAAAAGAATCTGAAGGGCTGTTTTTAAAGCTTTTAAGTATCATTCAACCAATAGAATTAGGCGACATAAATCTAGAAAAGGCCAGAAATGAGGCCTTATCCCGAATGCTTCAAAATGCTAAGTCAATTGGAGCAGATACTGTGATTGAAGTTTTAATTGACTATATCTCTGTGGGAGGATTACAAGGCAATGCCTTGATTGTAACTGCCACTGGAACCGCAGTCATATATGAATAA
- a CDS encoding methylamine methyltransferase corrinoid protein reductive activase, producing MKEKYAIALDIGTSGIRAQALDLETSKVISTAITLRHPLPGANVVDHLHFAIEVGEETAHKLLIGTINNVLKSLGIDLENVERLAVCGNPIQLSLFHNIEIRDLAYWGENALKRLNVTPPSRDATVVSPEEIGLEVNQKAEIYIPPAIKHEIGADALAMLFKSGILEKKGIYLVSDFGTNAEIALVIDGEVYTCSAAAGPAIEGQMIEKGRLASPGTICDFELVGSGWKSHVLDDELMVKDGNVVDPATGKVLLKGEMDGKSKGITGTGVIAAFSLGLDTGIISLPKIKSPDHMINLQDGIYLSEKDIVMIGKALGAFRAAYLTLAEEAGILLTDIDSTYMAGASGFYVDPHKSLDVGQIPPSSQEIYQLGNTSLAMARDLVLDPDLLGKLQEIAKGMRSRHIMLATSDIFEKIYSLELSLYEQGMPFWMYNDWLNKYGFQKIPPKVSNPQIHRIFERDIPELGEDGLKIVKISSTLKASFEGCTNCMTCTRNCPENALKMENGEATVRTDLCNGMGCLKCQLSCPEKVFKFGKFLSNETNK from the coding sequence ATGAAAGAGAAATACGCAATAGCGTTAGATATAGGAACCAGTGGTATCAGAGCACAGGCCCTGGATCTTGAGACCTCAAAGGTAATTTCTACTGCTATCACTCTGAGACACCCATTACCCGGTGCTAATGTGGTGGATCACCTCCATTTTGCCATAGAAGTGGGTGAAGAAACAGCACACAAACTCCTTATTGGCACGATTAATAATGTGCTAAAGAGTCTGGGCATAGACCTTGAAAATGTTGAGAGATTGGCTGTCTGCGGCAACCCCATACAGCTTTCATTATTTCACAATATAGAAATCAGAGATTTAGCTTACTGGGGAGAAAATGCCCTTAAAAGATTGAATGTAACTCCACCATCAAGAGATGCTACAGTTGTATCCCCCGAAGAGATAGGGCTTGAAGTAAATCAAAAAGCTGAAATATACATTCCTCCAGCCATAAAACATGAAATTGGGGCAGATGCTCTTGCCATGCTTTTTAAATCAGGTATTTTAGAAAAAAAGGGCATTTATCTGGTTTCTGATTTTGGAACCAATGCTGAAATAGCTCTGGTCATAGATGGAGAAGTTTATACATGTTCTGCTGCAGCAGGACCTGCAATAGAAGGACAAATGATAGAGAAAGGCAGGTTGGCTTCTCCAGGAACAATCTGCGATTTCGAACTCGTTGGTTCTGGATGGAAAAGTCATGTGCTGGACGATGAACTCATGGTCAAAGATGGAAATGTAGTTGATCCTGCAACTGGGAAGGTTCTTCTAAAAGGTGAGATGGATGGGAAATCCAAGGGTATAACTGGAACAGGGGTTATTGCTGCTTTCAGTTTGGGTTTGGATACTGGTATAATATCTCTTCCCAAGATAAAAAGTCCTGATCACATGATCAATCTGCAAGATGGGATTTATCTTTCAGAAAAGGATATAGTCATGATAGGCAAGGCTCTAGGAGCTTTTAGAGCTGCTTATTTAACCCTGGCAGAAGAGGCAGGAATTCTTCTAACTGATATAGATTCAACCTATATGGCAGGGGCCTCAGGATTTTATGTAGACCCACACAAATCTCTGGATGTTGGGCAGATACCACCATCTTCTCAGGAGATCTACCAGTTAGGAAACACTTCTCTGGCAATGGCAAGGGACCTGGTTTTGGATCCAGATCTCCTTGGAAAACTCCAGGAAATAGCGAAAGGTATGCGTAGCAGGCACATAATGCTTGCCACATCGGATATATTTGAAAAAATATACTCACTTGAGCTATCTCTCTACGAACAGGGCATGCCATTCTGGATGTACAATGACTGGTTGAATAAGTACGGTTTCCAGAAGATCCCCCCAAAGGTTTCCAATCCTCAGATACACAGAATCTTCGAAAGGGACATACCAGAACTGGGTGAAGATGGCCTAAAAATAGTTAAAATCAGTTCCACATTGAAGGCATCTTTTGAAGGATGCACAAATTGCATGACCTGCACCAGAAATTGCCCTGAAAATGCCCTCAAAATGGAAAATGGAGAAGCCACGGTGAGAACAGACCTGTGTAATGGTATGGGATGTTTGAAATGTCAACTCTCCTGTCCTGAAAAGGTATTTAAGTTTGGGAAGTTTCTGTCCAACGAAACAAATAAATGA
- a CDS encoding heavy metal-binding domain-containing protein, translated as MLILTTPTIEGKKIIEYYGLVSGDSLLGANLYKDMFSGVRDVVGGRTSKYEEELTAARDLARKSMEEKAEEKGANAIIGTRVAYHNLGGTMGNTIMVSIFGTAVSYQE; from the coding sequence ATGCTGATTTTAACCACACCTACTATTGAAGGGAAAAAAATAATTGAATATTATGGTTTAGTTTCTGGAGACTCCCTCTTGGGAGCAAATCTTTATAAAGATATGTTCTCAGGAGTGAGAGATGTGGTTGGAGGAAGAACCTCTAAATATGAAGAGGAGCTTACAGCTGCCAGGGACTTAGCTCGAAAGAGTATGGAAGAAAAAGCAGAGGAAAAAGGTGCTAATGCTATCATAGGGACTCGTGTGGCATATCACAACTTGGGCGGTACCATGGGAAACACCATAATGGTCTCTATCTTTGGAACTGCAGTTTCATACCAAGAATAA
- the mtaB gene encoding methanol--corrinoid protein co-methyltransferase MtaB, whose protein sequence is MKRFTRMIYKTPDEMVFGRAKFPVSQRWNTQFGAGYVVPEIKVAPVEGSEDSKEKMVSECRNIAQSACERAVAVGLPAFMLEQEHIFQQTNNPDWTAECTQIQAETLERYHDEYDIRVSLMATPADIRVEERAPGLRGSDYDNKVMESIEASAANGASCVAIETTGGKSVSDYGIARGDPKAILFGIGVLGSIDMEYMWKRIVNICKKYDCRPAGDTDCSQANTAMFLAGGLMDKDCSHTIAALTRAIGAARSLVAVECGAIGPLKDCGYENPIIKAISGVPIATEGKNAVCAHSDLMGNLTAAVTDVWSNESVYHQQEMGGTTPEVWLQATGYEAALMNTALQTGQEKVLRDLYTLTDKYRDPQALILAYDNAYRIGEAIVRYGNDPYLRARAAALEAGAIINEAVEDKKMYLTRFERDSLDSALKIFEGLPTESDQFIDECLRKYSRKIAEFDAKSYGL, encoded by the coding sequence ATGAAAAGATTTACAAGAATGATATATAAAACTCCAGATGAAATGGTTTTTGGCCGTGCTAAATTTCCAGTTAGCCAACGTTGGAATACACAGTTTGGTGCTGGATACGTTGTGCCAGAAATAAAAGTAGCTCCTGTAGAAGGCTCCGAAGATTCAAAAGAAAAAATGGTATCGGAATGCAGAAACATAGCTCAAAGTGCATGTGAAAGGGCAGTAGCCGTAGGTTTACCGGCCTTTATGTTAGAACAGGAACATATTTTCCAGCAAACCAACAATCCTGACTGGACAGCAGAGTGCACACAAATTCAGGCCGAAACTCTGGAAAGATACCATGATGAATACGATATCAGAGTTTCACTCATGGCAACCCCTGCAGATATAAGGGTTGAGGAAAGGGCTCCCGGACTGAGAGGATCAGACTACGACAACAAAGTCATGGAATCCATAGAAGCCAGTGCTGCCAATGGAGCATCATGTGTTGCTATAGAAACCACCGGTGGAAAATCTGTATCTGACTATGGTATAGCAAGAGGTGACCCAAAGGCCATACTCTTTGGTATAGGAGTTCTTGGAAGCATAGATATGGAGTACATGTGGAAAAGAATAGTAAATATATGTAAAAAATACGACTGCAGACCCGCTGGTGATACCGACTGTTCTCAAGCCAACACCGCAATGTTCCTTGCAGGAGGATTGATGGATAAGGACTGCTCACACACAATAGCAGCACTTACAAGAGCTATAGGGGCAGCAAGAAGCTTGGTAGCAGTAGAATGTGGTGCTATCGGACCTCTAAAAGACTGTGGATATGAAAACCCAATAATCAAAGCAATAAGTGGAGTTCCAATAGCCACTGAAGGTAAAAATGCAGTCTGCGCTCACTCTGATTTGATGGGTAACCTGACCGCCGCTGTTACAGATGTATGGAGTAACGAATCAGTTTACCACCAGCAAGAAATGGGAGGTACCACACCTGAAGTATGGTTACAGGCAACAGGGTACGAAGCAGCACTCATGAACACAGCCCTCCAAACTGGACAGGAAAAAGTCTTAAGGGATCTTTACACCCTTACAGACAAATACAGGGATCCTCAAGCATTAATATTAGCTTATGATAATGCTTACAGGATAGGAGAAGCAATAGTAAGGTACGGTAACGATCCATACCTCAGAGCTAGGGCAGCAGCTCTTGAAGCTGGAGCAATAATAAACGAAGCAGTTGAGGATAAAAAAATGTATCTCACCCGATTCGAAAGAGACTCACTTGACAGCGCTCTTAAAATATTTGAAGGACTGCCTACAGAATCTGATCAGTTTATTGACGAATGCCTGAGGAAGTACTCAAGGAAAATAGCTGAATTTGACGCAAAAAGCTATGGACTATAG
- the mtaC gene encoding methanol--corrinoid protein MtaC: MSYEELENKIDQTFVAVRYNVEIEGPAIKPEEDPDVVNIIPTEEPYRAIALAVLYEDRDASLTNVKKALADGTSPLDIINKGLMKGIDAVSLLYTKGFYFLPDLMLAGDGMMEGVKECEKVLGHKSETKGTVVSFVAEGDPHDIGKNLVVMFLRASGYEAIDMGRDVPTVDVVKAVKEYNPIFVTGTALMTTTMTVFPKVVEALQKEGLEVPAIGCGGGAVRKDFIESFPMSVYGVEAYHAPKLADAILKDKKTWKDLRKEYADIVGEFVSEYS, encoded by the coding sequence ATGAGTTATGAAGAATTAGAAAATAAAATAGATCAAACCTTTGTAGCAGTGCGATACAACGTGGAAATAGAAGGACCTGCAATAAAACCCGAAGAAGACCCCGATGTAGTAAACATTATCCCAACAGAAGAACCTTACAGAGCCATAGCACTTGCAGTGCTCTACGAGGACAGGGATGCATCACTCACCAACGTTAAAAAAGCATTAGCTGATGGTACATCTCCACTTGATATAATCAACAAGGGTTTAATGAAGGGAATAGACGCCGTCAGCCTGCTCTACACAAAAGGATTTTATTTCCTACCAGATCTTATGCTGGCAGGAGACGGGATGATGGAAGGAGTGAAAGAGTGTGAAAAAGTTTTAGGGCACAAAAGCGAAACCAAAGGTACAGTTGTTTCTTTTGTAGCTGAAGGAGACCCACACGATATAGGTAAAAACCTTGTTGTCATGTTCTTAAGGGCCAGTGGATACGAAGCAATAGATATGGGAAGAGACGTACCTACAGTGGACGTTGTGAAAGCTGTGAAAGAGTACAACCCAATATTCGTGACTGGAACGGCTCTTATGACAACAACCATGACAGTTTTCCCTAAAGTTGTTGAAGCATTGCAGAAAGAGGGTCTTGAAGTTCCAGCTATCGGATGCGGTGGCGGTGCTGTGAGAAAGGATTTCATTGAATCTTTCCCAATGAGTGTTTACGGTGTTGAGGCATACCACGCCCCTAAACTCGCTGATGCCATACTAAAAGACAAAAAAACATGGAAAGATCTTAGAAAAGAATACGCAGATATAGTAGGAGAATTTGTTTCAGAGTACTCCTAA
- the mtaA gene encoding methylcobamide:CoM methyltransferase MtaA — MNVKNNVLKVLSGEESDITPVISVTQVAVVEAMEKTNAFWPEAHTNAEKMATLGSSLYELAGLESARIPFCLTVEAEAMGCKVNLGGEDRTPQIAETPFRNASDIEVPDDFLSRGRIPVVLEAVEILKEKYGDTLPIVVGITGPFTLAGHLLGVENLVRYMKIRPSEIETAIDNSLDACMDYAEAISEVGPDIICVAEPTAAPELIDPLQFKSIVKPRLEDLANVIKTKKVLHICGSTQPIIRDMASIGYDGISIEEKVDIKTAKQDLGKGGKVIRVGGKTMNMGGETSSKIVGNISTTQTLFRSSPEEVKAEVKQALEDGIDILAPSCGLAPRSPITNIKAMVEARNEFFGI; from the coding sequence ATGAATGTAAAAAACAACGTTTTAAAAGTGCTTTCAGGAGAGGAAAGCGATATCACCCCAGTGATCAGTGTTACCCAAGTAGCTGTAGTTGAAGCTATGGAAAAAACTAACGCATTCTGGCCTGAAGCACATACTAACGCAGAAAAAATGGCAACCCTCGGAAGTTCACTCTACGAACTGGCAGGGTTGGAAAGTGCAAGGATACCATTCTGTCTCACAGTAGAAGCAGAAGCAATGGGATGCAAAGTAAATCTTGGTGGCGAAGATAGAACTCCTCAAATCGCCGAAACACCCTTTAGGAATGCTAGCGATATAGAAGTGCCTGATGATTTCTTAAGCAGAGGACGTATCCCTGTTGTTTTGGAAGCTGTGGAAATATTAAAGGAAAAATACGGAGATACCCTTCCCATTGTTGTTGGAATCACAGGTCCCTTTACCTTAGCCGGACATTTGCTTGGTGTGGAGAACCTCGTGAGATACATGAAAATCAGGCCAAGCGAGATTGAAACAGCCATAGACAACTCCCTTGACGCATGTATGGACTATGCAGAAGCTATCTCTGAGGTAGGCCCGGATATTATTTGTGTTGCTGAACCAACAGCTGCTCCAGAACTCATTGACCCACTTCAATTCAAATCTATCGTCAAACCAAGACTGGAAGACCTTGCAAATGTGATAAAAACGAAAAAAGTTCTTCATATATGTGGATCCACCCAGCCGATAATAAGGGACATGGCCAGTATAGGCTACGATGGAATCAGCATAGAAGAAAAGGTAGATATCAAAACTGCAAAACAGGACCTGGGAAAAGGGGGGAAAGTCATAAGGGTTGGCGGAAAAACCATGAACATGGGAGGAGAAACCTCTTCCAAAATAGTGGGAAACATCTCCACAACACAGACACTCTTTAGAAGTTCACCAGAAGAGGTTAAAGCAGAAGTAAAACAGGCTTTAGAAGATGGAATAGATATATTAGCCCCTAGCTGTGGTTTAGCCCCAAGATCTCCTATTACAAACATTAAAGCAATGGTTGAAGCAAGAAATGAGTTTTTCGGTATTTAA